The Juglans microcarpa x Juglans regia isolate MS1-56 chromosome 2S, Jm3101_v1.0, whole genome shotgun sequence genome has a window encoding:
- the LOC121251818 gene encoding protein CONSERVED ONLY IN THE GREEN LINEAGE 160, chloroplastic, protein MAVLNYISVTSTTTPISQDPPTPAVPDPRQTKILLPKKKPLKWSTGVAPGDYGGPPTTSKLRKYWGGEKDPLSSDDFMWNKDFMGRFQKLIRNPDSSIEDTPIKEEPSGFLSLNRVMSLERLEVDLSKELTAPSKPRFEEKVEATAQSDGSKLTKWKPAPTRREQEKWDRATKAATGGSEVMFRELRRPRGDPEVLAAQSRELYFKLKKRLQVLTLGIGGVGLVSAYVSYSPEIAASFGAGFLGSLVYIRMLGSSVDSMADGAKGVVKGAIAQPRLLVPVVLVMIYNRWNGILVPEYGYMHLELIPMLVGFFTYKIATFIQAIEESLPVAGEKTEV, encoded by the exons ATGGCAGTTCTGAACTATATCTCAGTGACCTCCACAACCACACCCATCTCTCAGGACCCTCCAACCCCAGCTGTGCCTGACCCAAGACAGACCAAGATCCTCCTGCCCAAGAAGAAGCCCCTCAAATGGTCCACTGGGGTGGCTCCGGGCGACTACGGTGGCCCACCGACCACTTCAAAGCTTAGAAAATATTGGGGAGGTGAAAAGGACCCCTTGAGCTCTGATGATTTTATGTGGAACAAAGACTTCATGGGTCGGTTTCAAAAATTGATTCGGAACCCTGACTCGTCCATTGAAGACACTCCAAtaaag GAAGAGCCATCAGGGTTTCTAAGCTTAAATAGAGTCATGAGCCTTGAGAG GTTGGAAGTTGATTTGAGCAAAGAACTCACAGCTCCCTCAAAGCCTAGGTTTGAAGAGAAAGTTGAGGCTACAGCTCAA AGTGATGGCAGCAAGTTGACCAAATGGAAACCAGCGCCAACCCGGCGTGAGCAAGAGAAATGGGATAGGGCAACCAAGGCTGCAACTGGAGGCAGT GAAGTGATGTTTCGGGAATTAAGGCGGCCTCGCGGAGACCCAGAAGTTTTGGCTGCTCAGTCAAGAGAGCTGTATTTTAAG TTAAAGAAGAGGTTACAAGTTCTCACTCTCGGTATAGGTGGTGTTGGTTTAGTCTCTGCTTATGTTTCGTATTCCCCTGAAATTGCAGCTAG CTTTGGTGCTGGGTTTCTTGGTTCTTTGGTCTATATCCGTATGCTGGGAAGCAGTGTGGACTCAATGGCAGATGGAGCAAAGGGGGTTGTCAA GGGAGCAATTGCGCAGCCAAGGCTTTTGGTTCCTGTTGTATTGGTCATGATCTATAACCGGTGGAATGG GATCCTCGTTCCAGAATATGGGTATATGCACTTGGAATTGATACCAATGTTGGTGGGATTTTTCACTTACAAGATTGCAACTTTCATTCAAGCTATAGAGGAATCACTTCCTGTTGCTGGGGAAAAAACCGAAGTTTAA